Proteins co-encoded in one Fusarium musae strain F31 chromosome 3, whole genome shotgun sequence genomic window:
- a CDS encoding hypothetical protein (EggNog:ENOG41) — protein MDKSGTVFDEIRSYPGQKGWKDYIVNVVYDRYALDGLSYTIQFFLGGPPGKDTSFEKRSYIGHVYSFGGRQSSSGGSCNNCKKQAAAQVLSCAQVPLTIHLLHHIRDKIPDHSIENSDEIEDYLRLHLQWRVVKYGGEVISEEAWKDFSKLQISVLRGVGRIRSGNAQSAVSVSSLYSDYVPLPEITDGKPGGLQRDKTPENSEPFVQQNKNAVQPLHKAK, from the coding sequence ATGGACAAGTCAGGTACTGTTTTTGACGAAATACGGTCATATCCGGGCCAGAAAGGATGGAAGGATTACATCGTCAACGTGGTGTATGACCGATACGCCCTAGACGGTCTGTCTTATACAATCCAATTCTTCTTAGGTGGACCACCAGGCAAAGACACGAGTTTTGAAAAGCGCAGCTACATTGGTCATGTGTACTCCTTTGGTGGTAGACAGAGCTCATCCGGGGGCTCTTGCAACAACTGCAAGAAACAAGCTGCAGCACAAGTCCTTTCATGTGCTCAGGTCCCGTTGAcgatccatcttcttcaccatATCAGAGACAAAATTCCCGACCACTCTATCGAGAACTctgatgagattgaagacTATCTtaggcttcatcttcaatggAGGGTCGTCAAGTATGGCGGTGAAGTCATCTCTGAAGAAGCATGGAAGGACTTCTCAAAGCTCCAAATATCTGTCTTGCGCGGTGTCGGTCGAATCAGGTCGGGCAACGCACAAAGTGCAGTTTCAGTCTCTTCTTTGTACAGCGATTATGTTCCATTACCTGAAATTACTGATGGGAAACCCGGTGGCTTGCAGCGCGACAAAACCCCCGAAAACAGCGAGCCATTCGTTCAGCAGAACAAGAACGCTGTGCAACCACTCCACAAGGCGAAGTAA
- a CDS encoding hypothetical protein (EggNog:ENOG41) — protein MTHDDYPSTNQVPIAPGHSTDRNSVPPLPMPALQSNALAESPVWLQFLDQAVALSGDDQNTMAGVGDFNYAQDFSGLNLNGSIPTEHPGATGQMGDFAQDFATGMPSTHPNVMEKLDNTPINNPVSSLRGIDGNESSPSFDGGGPSTQSSASTPSSNTGWTKEQDKLLMSLKAQGLGYSAIQDEMTKQFGSTRNKNVLVKRFAVLKKRCKPQIKSRIVRDISKKITPEIIKAVGKELEKVTSSGSNSIATELEDLVPLRLPEFLERLVADVGVSLHQIVEDDKRRSSA, from the exons ATGACCCACGACGACTACCCCTCCACCAATCAGGTTCCGATTGCACCTGGGCATAGCACTGACCGGAACTCAGTTCCTCCTCTCCCTATGCCTGCTCTGCAATCGAACGCCCTAGCAGAGTCCCCCGTCTGGCTCCAATTCTTAGACCAGGCTGTCGCCCTGTCTGGAGATGACCAAAACACCATGGCTGGAGTCGGCGACTTCAACTACGCTCAGGATTTCAGCGGCTTGAACCTCAATGGATCCATTCCCACTGAACACCCTGGCGCCACGGGACAGATGGGAGACTTCGCTCAAGACTTCGCAACAGGCATGCCTTCCACCCACCCGAATGTCATGGAGAAGCTCGACAATACTCCCATCAACAACCCAGTCTCATCACTCCGGGGCATTGATGGCAACGAGTCCTCTCCAAGCTTTGACGGAGGAGGTCCTTCCACACAGTCAAGTGCCAGTACGCCTTCAAGCAATACTGGTTGGACCAAGGAGCAGGACAAACTTCTCATGAGTctcaaagctcaaggtcttgGATACTCGGCTATTCAAGATGAAATGACAAAGCAATTTGGGTCGACTAGGAACAAGAATGTGTTGGTGAAGCGCTTCgcggtgttgaagaagcgcTGCAAACCGCAGATCAAAAGTCGG ATTGTTCGAGATATATCTAAAAAGATTACTCCCGAAATCATCAAGGCTGTGGGAAAAGAACTCGAGAAGGTCACCTCGTCTGGTAGCAATAGTATTGCGACAGAGCTTGAGGACTTGGTCCCATTAAGGCTCCCGGAGTTTCTGGAACGGCTAGTCGCAGATGTCGGTGTCTCGCTTCATCAGATAGTTGAGGATGACAAAAGACGATCATCAGCTTGA
- a CDS encoding hypothetical protein (EggNog:ENOG41), protein MSSIFGSTWRHAGSSSPWSSPEQTKNLDPPPNWGGVQNLIDETQVSLFDAFQKLSRLRSDRNIAVPQLVVVGDQSSGKSSLLEAIARFPFPVHGGLCTRFPIKLVLRRSSEVRISYFIEPGSSRSDDDRDRLCRFEGRLADTNMFGDCLSRAAAVLGVPAPLGYDKLRDGTSVYQETSAGFTDDVLVVNQSGPQLPYLDVLDLPGIFQASSYGQTDADRAIVTAMVEKYIKEESNLILLVTHAGNSYNNSNAVQVVQSILSRDSHLAQRLIGVLTHPEFAHDTDALEQARDILHGRKDSAIPKWHVVKNWNRSDTIRVPLQQRDDQEEAWFLDAANGWDDAPKTKVGTKALRMALKDMIWKHIKAMLPKLVDRLQKETAAIKDRIDLNGILRVDDRGRRAYLSRIALEFERFATQGCQGTYINPSCRKPHLSSTSCRTCRGFFGKFGKENPLEQDKKLRANIKALSTLFASALHECGRTQGINGTNHSTPVRKTEDLLASVIPADPTQTLKRDSVDKGGDKSCTIENVVQATYDTLMDVVSTSYHEDKVTEGIVAEALKAQYYTHDKSGLTTREEHERWVAERIQRWSGGEAPGETNPVVFSGLSEWQSEKWADIATCDDEDVRQALREHQILPKLGEMEATSHGDLRRLLDCHGRDSTWFSHGFVNLARLRHEKDPLASDQGMGGQPIVSHKLLDLAKEAIMKSLFAQGLGSEVVSRVVQSSLEGVFGSHRNSTEAAVIGLATADYNISAASRVILQEETCYEMSMIAFVGYVNTWVVGQGILDQLPAEILTQEMVREMNEGMVEKIAGQTETVMAQHARDNLDLQTMNEVLKTMRKYTKA, encoded by the exons ATGAGTAGCATCTTCGGTTCAACCTGGCGCCACGCAGGAAGTTCGTCTCCTTGGTCTTCCCCAGAACAGACTAAGAATCTCGACCCTCCTCCCAACTGGGGTGGCGTCCAGAACCTGATCGATGAGACGCAGGTATCTCTTTTTGATGCCTTTCAGAAGCTATCTCGTCTTCGAAGCGACAGGAACATAGCAGTCCCACAACTCGTTGTCGTTGGTGATCAGAGTAGCGGCAAAAGCTCTTTGCTGGAAGCTATCGCCCGGTTCCCCTTCCCTGTGCACGGTGGTCTTTGCACCCGATTCCCCATCAAGCTCGTTCTCCGCAGATCCTCGGAGGTACGAATCAGCTACTTCATAGAACCAGGAAGCTCACGGTCGGATGATGATCGTGACAGGCTGTGCCGATTCGAGGGTCGCCTGGCAGACACAAACATGTTTGGCGACTGCTTGTCACGGGCAGCAGCCGTCCTTGGAGTACCTGCACCTCTTGGCTATGATAAGCTGCGAGATGGAACTTCCGTCTACCAAGAGACTTCGGCAGGGTTCACGGATGATGTCCTTGTCGTCAATCAATCTGGTCCACAGCTGCCTTACCTCGACGTGTTGGATTTACCTGGGATCTTTCAAGCCAGTTCCTATGGGCAAACAGATGCAGACCGGGCAATCGTCACGGCCATGGTCGAGAAGTACATCAAAGAGGAGAGCAACCTGATTCTGCTAGTCACCCATGCTGGGAACTCTTACAACAACTCCAATGCGGTGCAGGTGGTCCAAAGCATCCTGTCTCGCGACTCTCACCTGGCACAGCGACTTATTGGGGTTCTCACTCACCCTGAATTCGCACATGACACCGATGCTCTTGAGCAAGCAAGAGACATACTTCATGGCCGAAAAGACAGCGCTATACCAAAATGGCATGTTGTTAAGAATTGGAACAGATCGGACACTATTCGTGTTCCTTTACAACAGCGAGATGATCAGGAAGAAGCATGGTTTCTCGACGCTGCTAATGGCTGGGACGATGCGCCAAAGACAAAGGTAGGTACCAAGGCGCTCAGGATGGCTCTCAAAGACATGATCTGGAAGCACATTAAAGCCATGCTCCCAAAGCTTGTGGATAGGCTTCAGAAAGAGACGGCTGCTATCAAAGATCGCATTGATTTGAATGGAATTTTGAGGGTCGATGACCGTGGCCGTCGGGCGTATCTCTCGCGTATCGCTTTGGAATTTGAAAGGTTTGCAACACAAGGATGTCAGGGAACATACATCAACCCATCGTGTCGGAAGCCTCACCTGAGCAGCACTAGCTGCCGGACCTGCCGTGGATTCTTTGGAAAGTTTGGCAAAGAGAACCCACTCGAACAGGACAAAAAGCTGCGAGCAAACATCAAGGCACTGAGCACACTGTTTGCTTCAGCACTTCACGAATGTGGCAGAACTCAAGGGATAAATGGCACAAACCATAGCACGCCTGTTCGAAAAACCGAGGACTTGTTAGCGAGTGTGATCCCGGCTGATCCAACTCAGACTCTGAAGCGAGATAGTGTGGATAAAGGCGGTGATAAATCGTGCACGATTGAGAACGTCGTCCAGGCAACGTATGACACTCTGATGGATGTTGTCAGTACCTCTTACCATGAGGATAAGGTCACAGAAGGGATTGTTGCCGAAGCTCTCAAAGCCCAATACTACACACATGATAAGTCTGGACTCACCACTCGGGAAGAGCATGAGCGCTGGGTCGCCGAACGTATCCAACGGTGGAGTGGTGGCGAAGCTCCGGGAGAAACCAATCCTGTCGTCTTTTCGGGACTTTCTGAATGGCAGTCAGAGAAGTGGGCTGACATCGCAA CctgcgatgacgaggatgttcGCCAGGCTCTTCGGGAACACCAAATCCTCCCCAAGCTTGGCGAAATGGAGGCGACTTCTCACGGCGACTTGCGGAGGCTGCTTGACTGCCATGGGAGGGATAGCACGTGGTTTTCTCATGGCTTCGTCAATCTGGCTCGTCTGCGGCACGAAAAAGACCCGCTTGCTAGTGATCAGGGAATGGGAGGCCAGCCTATCGTCTCCCACAAACTCTTGGACTTGGCCAAGGAGGCCATCATGAAAAGCCTATTCGCCCAAGGTCTAGGTTCTGAGGTCGTCTCTCGCGTAGTTCAATCAAGCCTTGAAGGAGTCTTTGGCTCGCACCGTAACTCCACCGAAGCGGCGGTCATAGGGCTTGCCACGGCTGATTACAACATTTCCGCAGCATCGCGCGTCATTTTGCAGGAAGAGACCTGTTACGAG ATGAGCATGATAGCCTTCGTAGGCTACGTCAACACGTGGGTTGTTGGACAAGGGATCCTGGACCAGCTGCCCGCTGAGATCCTTACGCAGGAGATGGTTCGCGAAATGAATGAAGGGATGGTCGAGAAGATTGCTGGCCAAACCGAGACAGTCATGGCGCAGCATGCACGAGACAACCTGGACCTCCAGACAATGAACGAGGtattgaagacgatgaggaagTATACGAAGGCCTAG
- a CDS encoding hypothetical protein (EggNog:ENOG41), with product MGEAISPEDGTYGVKGLPRPPNTMRYPGEIPYVKGLPVRKEISSLASSDDSNERKQWTLFVLALERFKSMPVDDKLSYFQIAGIHGYPEVAWDGAPEPKHAPDKKTKQAGDQPFGGYCNHNSLNFPAWHRPYMLLFEVRSDLGQH from the exons ATGGGTGAAGCAATCTCTCCAGAAGATGGAACATATGGCGTCAAGGGCCTTCCCCGGCCACCAAATACCATGAGATACCCTGGAGAAATTCCCTACGTAAAGGGCCTTCCAGTCCGTAAAGAGATATCGTCTCTTGCCAGCTCAGACGATTCAAATGAGCGGAAACAGTGGACGCTATTCGTGCTAGCCTTGGAGCGCTTCAAGTCTATGCCCGTCGATGACAAGCTATCCTACTTCCAGATTGCCGGAATC CACGGGTATCCAGAGGTTGCCTGGGACGGCGCGCCGGAACCAAAACATGCACCGGACAAGAAGACTAAACAGGCTGGTGATCAGCCTTTCGGTGGATACTGCAACCACAACAGCCTGAACTTTCCTGCATGGCATAGACCATATATGCTTCTCTTCGAGGTGAGATCTGATCTTGGACAACATTGA